Below is a genomic region from Cloeon dipterum chromosome 2, ieCloDipt1.1, whole genome shotgun sequence.
GCGAGGTGCAGAGGTGTCCTTCCACGATTGTCACATCTGTTCACTCTCTCTTTCAGTGCTGATCCAATAGAACCCATACCAATATCTGGATTTTTGTCTTCCTTTGCCACGCAGGCTATAAGCTTTTCCACAAATGGCAAATGACCTCCTTCAGCAGCACAATGCAATGCAGTCCATCCATCTTCATCTACCACATCCAAGTCTCCACCGAGTTCTATCCAAGTTTGCAGAGCCTCTAAATCACTCCTTTCAGCGGCTGCATGCAGGCACGTTTGCCCccatttgtttttgaaatccAGGTTGATATCCTTCGTCATCAAATAGTCAACGCAATCCTTTCCTTCGTTAACTGCAAGACGCAACGAAGTGCAGCCATTGTTGTCCTTTGCTCTTACGTCAACTCCAATCTCTTCGACCAGAAAACGTGCTTTCTCATCCAAGGGGTCATTACAGGAATTTAGAAGAATATGCAGCCCTGTTTGTCCACTTTTGGTTGTCTCCTTGGCCAGTTGACAATCGGTGCTGTGCAACAATCGAATCACTTTTTCTTTATGGTCACTGTTACTTTTgcaagcaaaatgaaatgcatTCCATCCATTTTCGTCTTGAGCTCTAATATTTGCGCCAGAATCGATCAACTCTTGAACACGCTCAAGATATCCATGTTCCGCAGCACAATGAAGAgcagtttttcctctttcgTCCGTCATGTCAATGTCACTCTTTTGCAGAATTAGGAAATGGTCCATGCATATAAAATCATCCAAAGACCAATGAGTTGGTTCTCCACTTGGTCGTAAGGTGTTCACGTCAACCCCTGCTTCGTCAACAAGCCATTGACACATTTCTAAACATCCTCTTCCTGCCGCAAATTGTAGAAGACTTCCGTCATAGCCATTTTCTTCGTGCTTCAAGCTAGAGCtcttttccattaaaaattttgctatttcttTGTGACCTCTGTGAATAGAATATTGGAGAGCTTTCAAATATATGTTTACTTCATTGTTTTCAAAAGTTTCTTTGTTGCGTTGCAGTCCACTGATATTTTCATCCAATAACAATTTGACCAGGTCAAGGTTATTTTCTTGTACAGCCAGCATCAAAGGGTCAAGGCTGTTACCCCATTTGTTTCTTGCCAATTTCGCTCCATGCTTAAGCAAAGTTTCCACGCACTTCATAGCTCCGTGTCTGGTAGCATAATATAGGGTGTTTCCATAATACTTTTCCACGTAATCGATGTCAACACCGCTTTTCAACAGTAGTTCAAGGATTTCACCGTGATTCTTTCTTGCTGCAATGACTCCTGCGTCTATTATACATCTTCTATAGCGAATCATCTCTGGCAATCTAGGAAATTTAGTCTTTAGCTTCTCATAGAAGCGAGTTGCGTTTGACCCTGCAACTGATGTCAACAGGGAAGGTAATATTATTAGCAAATCAACGTAACTGTTCATATAGTCCTTGTCAAGCAGCTTGATAGCAATTTCTTCCGCATGGCCAAGGATTGCTTTTTCTAAAAGAGACCAATTATTTATGACATAAATACAACTACCTTCTTGGTTTTTACTGAAGGTGATAATCGGAtggataattttgaaaatatttacatagcCATTGCGAACAATCAATTCCAAAAACACAGGGGGGCACTCCTTCACGATTGGAAGAATTGATGCTCTGTGTTCTTCAATCATTTCCTCATCAGTCAACACTGTGGAATAGAAAAGATCGACAAAGTGTCTGAACCCAACTTGCCATtcctctaaaaataattgagcaaGAATTTGAGTACTGGTTTGGTAATCGCATTTGCCACTATCCTCGATTTCTCGTAGGAAATGCTGGGCTGCAAGAAATTCGGCGAAAGTctgatgaatgaaaataacttTGTTGTTCTCATACGAGGCAATGCCATAgcagttgattttttcaagGTCTTGTCTCGTGTAACCAATTGGGGGAAATACTCTCATGTGGAAACTTGCTATCTGTCGAAGACATTCGAAAGCGACGTCAATTTCCTCTTGAAATTTGACTTTGTTGTTCTTGTCGTATCCATTTCTGATCAGAGAATCTTCCACTTTGTGTCGCACGACCTGGTCGTAGATTTGGTACAAATTTCCTTCTGCTCCGTACTTAGCAACCAAAGAAAGGTGCAAAGGATTACTTAAGATGTCCTTTGATGTAAAGTTCTTGATGAATTCTTCACAATCGCCTTTACTCATGTCCGTCTCTTGCTGAAGCAACTCGATTTGCTGCTCTTGGTTCAAGCGATCAATCTTTACTAAAACAGCATTTGATGTCCGCTCTAGGATTGTTTTTTCTGCGTGAGGTCTCGTTCCGATCCATACGGATATCTGCTTCTTTTCTAAAGCTTCGATaactttcagaattttctctTGTTTTTCAGGACGGATTTCGTCAAACCCATCAAGAAACACAACACATTGCTTGTTTTCTATGCTTTTGATGATTTCCTCTTGTGAATTGGGAGTGGCTTTCGCGAGAAATTCAATCTCAGTCACATTCCGCTTGAGAGTGCTGAACGATACACTCGGGAGAGAAAtgcgtaaaatttttaattctggaTCTAATTTCCCGAGCTGAAAAGCCATTTCCCTGAGGATTGTCGTTTTTCCTGATCCTGCGACTGAACTCAAGAGCcaaattcgtttttttcttgctgCCTCCTTAACCAAGCTGTCGAAGCATatgattttttcttgaaattcttGAGAGTTTTGGACGAAAATTGGTGCAgtagtcaatttaattttgttgagataaaatgatttgttgaaatttgtaGAATGAGGTTGAGGCCTGGTTTTACATTCTTGAGAATCTTCCACTGAAAAGTTAAGTTTAACAAAAGACCCGTACAAGTCGGGAAAATTGAGAAGATATTGAAGCGTCGAGTCAATCATATCCCTACTTTCTATAGAGTTGGAAATGAGCAGACTTGCGAGCAGTTCTTGCAGACTTTTCTCCTGTTTCAGCTCTTGCCCCTTGAAGATTTCGATCagcttttcgattttttctaGGTACGAAAAAAGTTTACATCCTGTTACATTTTGGTTAGATAAATCTACCTTTGCTGTGTAAAACTAGGACTAACCATCCACTGTGGTTTGTTGCTGTATCATCCCTTTTGGGCTTTTCTGATACGGCGCTCTATAGGACAAAGACATTGCGAGTTTATTACTTTGATATGATTATTGTTCTTGACACATGAAGTATTTTGAAACTAGCTAATTACCAATCGTACTTACGTCGTCATCTAAGGTCGTTTCCTGATCCAAaacgaataatatttttggttttccaATCCACTTGTCGTTTTTTGGCCCAATAAACTGGCGCAGTATTTCAGATACTGCAGTTTCTCCACTGTCTACCTGCACACAAACCTCGTTCGTGTCCTTGTTTTCACTAACTTgggcaaacaaaaatagaaaaaggcAGCCATTGTCGCAGTCAAACCTCGGAACTGAAATATGAATTGCTTGAGTTTGTAtagtaacaataaaaaaattggaaatactTTTATTAATGTGCGACCACGGATTTCCACTTAGCCTCCATTCGCTGGTCTCAAAACCTAGGTTTTTTGAGAGcgctcttttaatttctttcaactgCTCATTTGGCTTTGCGGAAAATAGAAACGCAAGGCGGCGTCGCAATTTTTCCCAATCGTAAAACTGGGCGTCAGATGTCGAGGTATCTGGCTTATTTGTAGGacttctgaaattttaaatttttcatgataCAATTTGTCTGCAGGGAAATCCTGTTAAATAACGAAAACTCACtctgagaagaaaaaatatctgtCCTGGGAAAACATCTTGAATTCTGGGGTCTGTCCATTTTTCCCGTCAACCACAATCTTGTGACTCTCATATTGAACAGTTGTCAGGACATTTACGAGACTCTGGTCCATTTTAAGCGAATTTAAGACTTGGCACGTAAGGCGGACGAAAGTTGATCCTAACTGAGGGTGTCGTTTGGACATTGTTGCTGTGAAAATTATCGCAAAAAGTAGAGAAAATATACTCATTGACAAAAGTCTTACTTTCAACCGTAGAGAAGAACACAACCGTGTTCCTCATCAGAGGGCTGTAGGTTATTTGGCAAGAATTTTCGTTCTTGAAAGAGACACATTTTTGACTTGGGACAAAAGCAGCGTCTTCCAGTTGCCCTCTACATGCctataaacaaattattttgatacaaTTAAGGCTTGGGTGATATTTGCAGAGACTTACACCAAAGTTTACAAATTTAAGGCATTCCTCAAAACCAGTCAGCTTTTTTAGAGAATCGAATATCTCCGCTGTTGTGAAGGAAATAAAGTCGTTAGGATCATCGTTCTGGTGGTAGTCTGTcaagatttttccatttctgctGCCGTGAGAAAGAATGTAAAGCACAAATACTGAGGGAACATCTGGAAAATCAATACACTTAAGATACAATTTATAGAAAAGCTTTTCGTTTTACCTGAGCAGGTGAATAATCGTAATATTTCTTCCTGATTGGAGAGAAGTTTGAGCAACTGCCCTTTTTCCGGCGACAAAATACTGCGGAAGTTGCAGTTCCGGTTCACTCTGAAGGTTCTTTCCAGGTTCTTTACGTCCTCATCATCACCTCTCCGAACTTTTTTTGTgttctttgcttttttaaagcTGTAGTGGACGACGAGCACGCAAACACTGAGAATTAAggatttataataatattgtcAGATAATTTGCACGACATAATTTTCGTACTTGTCTGCGTTTTTTCTGGTTTGGTCTTTCGACACGAAATATCCTAATTTCGACGGCCCCTCGGGCATTTTCTCTTCTGAGAAATAGTCAAATATCAGTGAAAACTATTTATATTACCTGCAAAGTGCAAAGTCGTAGAATCCGGAATGGGGCCAATATTTTAACTGGGATCTAAAGTAAGGGTGCTCTCCCTCAAGGAGGCCCGCACCTTTGGTATATTTGGGGACGGGAAGGTTccacgaattttaatttcgcggTTAATGCACAAgatgtgaaatttaacttttttttaacaatatttagaGCCCCATATGGTAGCTAAATCGGTGCACAGGAGCGACAAGGGGTGGGATCAGTTCGATATCCTTACCTGCTTCAACAATCCTTTCGTTTTTTTCCATATTAGGAAGGAGCAGATTTTCGCGTTTTCCTGGTAACAGAGTTGACGtagtcaataaaaatcaatttagcaTAAACCTCCCATCGttgatggattttttatttctcttgataatattaaatactctcgatatttatattgataaaaaatattaggagTGACTCATCGCCCGCCAAccgttaataatttataatttttcaattagttttaaaatctacatactttccactttttattaagaaaataataaatagcaaCAAATCTCTTCACCCTATccgttattaattttttaaaatattttacccaaATATTAATAAAGGGTAAAAAATCTGGTCACCGTAATGTAATGGCAGCCAGTTTAATGggcattttatttgtgtgaTCGGTGCCAGCAtgttaaatgttttgaatccTGTGTGTCGATCTGCCGCGCGGCTGCTCGGCGTCGACGGATGGCAAGAGGAAAGAGCGACTCGCGCACCAAAAGTCCAACAACCGCTTTCAAGGCCGTCTGCTTTACCGCACTCGCACTCTTATCGCAGCAGTCGGCAGGCGGcgaacattattttattacgcaGGCTCTGTGGCTCGATTTTAggagaataaatatttaaacattaattccGTTAATTCTTACAGGGATTCTCGAATTATTTTACTCATCACTCCTtgaaaaaacagtaaaatataaatcgaagagtaattatttgcattatttttttaatttagtctcaattaattgctattaaaaCGTTAgcacaaaatataatattatattgcaGAGCCAGGGACAAATAACTctctataaaattttacttaccACATTTAGTCAGAGAACTCGGGAAATTTTTCAGGGCAGTTGccctcaaaattttaagagagAGCAATTCGCCAGTCGTTGTGTGTGTACGTGCGGAGCGGCTGGCTGGCGAGTTTGCAACTCGCCTCTCGCGAGTTAGACTTTCTCGCTAAAAGTGAGTCACCGCGGTTTCGCTCTCCTCGCTGTCAGTTCAACACTCGCCCGCGCAGAGGCGGCAGCGGCCAAACTCGTCCAGCTAACCgagattgtttatttaattcctaccgcaaatttaatttcggttttctttcaagaaaattaagaaagtgtttaattattttcgttcAATTTGGCTtatcgattaaaaattatatcaaaaaacAAGAAACATTTTAACCGGCAAAGGACCGGAAAggatttcaataataaaaaaatcggttttcttttcaaattcaaattcaaatcaaaataagcaggctgaaaattttggagtggtttcattttcagtttttttcaagaaattccacagcaattttcgatttttttgagCGATTTTGGGATTTGTATACTCAGTttctaactgtcagaattgcaaaaaccgccactcgtcttgacctcttcagagcagctgaagggtttagaaGGTGCACACttccatcccctttcatccccaacgctaaaattttgatgaaaagcGACGACCGTTTCCTGGCGCCGCTCACTCTGCATCTTTTAAGCTGTATGCCAACTTTGGGGTGGAAAGgcaacgaaattaaaaaatggaatctcTGCTGGCCCTGAGCTCAGGTGGCGCGACCAATGCTGATCTGAATAAATCGCAAAAACCGATAAATGTGGCCGAGGTGCCAAtataatattgtaattttctagaaccctcaaattattattgaagaatgaattttgtgtaaaaatttaagtacTCTTCATTGCGcagtggattttttttgcgTATCATCATTTTGTTATTGAAACCAACCAGTCCCCAGGAAGTAAGGAAgtactaaataattaataatattggataggatttgtttttatcgttaagttttatttttatctcttaaattatgataacataaaatatttataaataagaataaaacaaatttaaaaacataaagaTATAGATATAAATATGTCCTGCGACATGTTGGTATTTTTACTGGTGAATTTCGGCAGCCACAGTGATAGCCACTGGTTTAATTTCTTCGTAGATCGGCTCGGATATTTCACCTTCGTTGCTGACTGAAAGATCAACAGAAATAACGCTCACATCTTCACgcttcttttccttttcaacGATCAAGTCTTGcgacattttcatttttctgaaccaataaatttggaatgcGATCGAGAAAACGCAGATGACATTCCAGCAAGACAAAACGATGTTCGAAACACGCAAACTTGGGTATTTTGCCATCATACAGGTTCCATTTCCTTTTTCGACAGGATTGAGTCCTAGAGTTGTGTTAAGAATTTCTTCAGAAAACATTGGGTGAGCTGGCCATGCGGTTGTCCTCTCTTGGTTTGaagacaaaatatatattaactcgctttttaatagatttttctTCGTGCTTTTTATAATAACAATATTGCTAGCAagtattacaaaaaatttgattttaattacctGTCAATAAGTGGTTATACAGGTAGGATCTAGCGCCAACGTCAGCCTTCAGTATTCTTGTTCGCGGTCTTTGATTGGATTTATATTGAACTAAAAGCCACATATTTCCAGACGCGTCTATGGTGAAAGAAAATGGCCAGGTATTCCTCTCCACTCCTTCTccctaaaacaaaaatcataaaagtcTTTTGCATAAGCAGAAGCCTCTTAGCAATCTTCAATTTTTGCCTCTAATACCTTGTAAATATACTTCTCCTTAAAGGGCAAATTCGTGTCATACATCGCAATACAATTCTCGGCCGGAAGGTCAAAGTATAGCACGCCATTTTCGTCCATGGTCATCCTGTTTGACTCGGCTGACTTCATTGCCACTATTGTGGGCGTCACTATCTTCGCTCCTTTTCTTAGGTCTGatacggaaattgatagtatATTCTTGGAGGAAGCTTCAGTAAGGTAAAGTTGCTGTCTCATTTTCAACGGAGAGAGAGCGACTGCTTCGATGTAcgtattttttacttccaCGCGCCATGATTTTTTCTCCTTCAAACTAAACCCCACCAGATGCTTAGAATGATAATCCACGATGTAAGCAAAGCAATCATTCTCTGATTGATCTAAAACCATTTCTTGCAGCCATCGTTTGCCATGGAAATGCGAGACGACTGTGTTCGGAAATACGTGTACGTGTTTTATAGCGTTATTGTCAGCTAGGTTGATAATTAAGAGTTTGGCTGGACAGTTCATACCGCCATTGTCCACAACCCACAGTTGGTCGAATGGGTCTACTTCAATTCCTTGGGCGTTTTGCACGGTGATGCATTTTCCTCTGTCGTCCTGCAGAAAAGCGTTAGAATTTTTCGTGAGCATTTTTAGTTATGCTAACGCAATAAGACATTAAAATGAGTAATTGAAAATAACCAGGGAGATTTCTGGAGGAGCATGTAATTGGGATGGAGCTGTATATGGCCGCACCCCGGCTTCCCGCTCACAATTAAGCGAACTATCAGCTAATGTAATCAGCCGAGCTAGGTGCGAGAGGCCGGGCCGCGTGCATACAGCAAAAGAGAGTGTCACGAGTCTACGTTAACGACGCTAGACGCTATATTACTATAGGACTGGCGGACACCGACATATTCACAGACTGCCATATAGGGTTCAGTATATCAActgaatcaattaaaatttgtagaggaataaattttaacagacGAAAAGCATTATGTGAACTTTTTCCAGATCCaccgatattttatttatttccatagctgtttaaaaatattcttaccTGTTTTTGCAACGACGGGAAAGAAT
It encodes:
- the LOC135934989 gene encoding uncharacterized protein LOC135934989; the encoded protein is MEKNERIVEAEEKMPEGPSKLGYFVSKDQTRKNADNVCVLVVHYSFKKAKNTKKVRRGDDEDVKNLERTFRVNRNCNFRSILSPEKGQLLKLLSNQEEILRLFTCSDVPSVFVLYILSHGSRNGKILTDYHQNDDPNDFISFTTAEIFDSLKKLTGFEECLKFVNFGACRGQLEDAAFVPSQKCVSFKNENSCQITYSPLMRNTVVFFSTVETTMSKRHPQLGSTFVRLTCQVLNSLKMDQSLVNVLTTVQYESHKIVVDGKNGQTPEFKMFSQDRYFFFSESPTNKPDTSTSDAQFYDWEKLRRRLAFLFSAKPNEQLKEIKRALSKNLGFETSEWRLSGNPWSHINKIPRFDCDNGCLFLFLFAQVSENKDTNEVCVQVDSGETAVSEILRQFIGPKNDKWIGKPKILFVLDQETTLDDDSAVSEKPKRDDTATNHSGWLVLVLHSKEKIEKLIEIFKGQELKQEKSLQELLASLLISNSIESGAFTPARRPADGFLCALCRASSLLRLDLIFASLMVRKLTFYFK